From the genome of Schaalia odontolytica:
GTGGAGTCGGATTCCCTCACACGCGCGTGGGCTGCGGCCCTGGACGCAGTCCCCACCGACGAGCTGGGGCCCGTCGCCACGTCGATGCTGCGCTCGGCCCGTCCCCTCGGCGATATCGAAGGCACGATCCTCCTCGCCGTCCCCAACGATTTCACCAAGCAGTGGATTGAAGACAAGGCGCAGTCGAAGCTGACGACCGCCCTGTCCGTGCACCTGGGCCGCACCGTCCGCATCGCCATCACGGTCGACCCCACGCTCGAGGTCGTCACGGAAGAAGAGGAAGAGGAGGAGCCGACCCCCGCCGCACCCGCTGCGCCCGCGGCCACCCCGGCCTCGTCGTTCGATGAGGACGAGGAGCACCACTCCCCCGCCCTCGTCACCGCGCCCACCGACTCCGGCCCGACCCACCTCAACCCGAAGTTCACCTTCGACACCTTCGTCATCGGCCCGTCGAACCGTTTCGCGCACGCCGCCGCGCTGGCCGCCTCGGAAACCCCGGGCACCGCCTTCAACCCCCTCTTTATCTACGGCGATTCCGGGCTGGGCAAGACGCACCTGCTCCAAGCCATCGGCCACAACGCGCTGTCGATGATGCCTCACCTGAAGGTCCGCTACGTCAACTCCGAAGAGTTCACGAACGAGTTCATCAACGCGATTCGTCTGAACAAGACGGACAACTCCCAGGTCGAGGCATTCCACCGCCGCTACCGCGAGCTCGACATCCTTCTCATCGACGACATCCAGTTCATCGGCGACAAGGAACAGACGGTCGAAGGTTTCTTCCATACCTTTAATGCGCTGCACAGCGCGAACAAGCAGATCGTCCTGACCTCGGACCTGCCCCCGGCCCAGCTCAAGGGCTTCGAGGACCGCATGCGGTCGCGCTTCTCCTCGGGTCTGCTCGTGGACGTTCAGCCGCCGGACCTGGAGACCCGCATCGCGATCCTGCATAAGAAGGCGGACGCCGAGGGCCTCGAGGTGACCCCTGAGGTCTTCGAATACGTGGCCTCGCGCATCTCCTCGAACATCCGTGAGCTGGAGGGCGCGCTCGTGCGCATCGGCGCGTGGGCGTCGCTGTATCAGGAGCGCATCGACCTGAACCTCGCGCAGATGATGCTCAAGGATTTCGTGTCCAACCCGGACGACAACGAGATCACCGTCAGCCTCATCATGAGCCAGTGCGCCGTCTACTTCGGCGTCACGATCGAGCAGATGGGTTCGTCGGAGCGCAGCCACAACGTCGTCGAGGCCCGTCAGATCGCCATGTACCTGTGCCGCGAGCTCACCGACCTGTCGCTGCCCAAGATCGGGCAGGCCTTCGGACGTGACCACACGACGGTCATGCACGCGAACAAGAAGATCTCGAAGCTCATGAAGGAGAA
Proteins encoded in this window:
- the dnaA gene encoding chromosomal replication initiator protein DnaA, with the protein product MESDSLTRAWAAALDAVPTDELGPVATSMLRSARPLGDIEGTILLAVPNDFTKQWIEDKAQSKLTTALSVHLGRTVRIAITVDPTLEVVTEEEEEEEPTPAAPAAPAATPASSFDEDEEHHSPALVTAPTDSGPTHLNPKFTFDTFVIGPSNRFAHAAALAASETPGTAFNPLFIYGDSGLGKTHLLQAIGHNALSMMPHLKVRYVNSEEFTNEFINAIRLNKTDNSQVEAFHRRYRELDILLIDDIQFIGDKEQTVEGFFHTFNALHSANKQIVLTSDLPPAQLKGFEDRMRSRFSSGLLVDVQPPDLETRIAILHKKADAEGLEVTPEVFEYVASRISSNIRELEGALVRIGAWASLYQERIDLNLAQMMLKDFVSNPDDNEITVSLIMSQCAVYFGVTIEQMGSSERSHNVVEARQIAMYLCRELTDLSLPKIGQAFGRDHTTVMHANKKISKLMKEKRETFNHVSELTNRIKQKARES